Proteins encoded together in one Gemmatimonadota bacterium DH-78 window:
- a CDS encoding Ig-like domain-containing protein: protein MWFRSSAFVLLGLFSAACTDNGTPSQLTGVEPGDRFENVAPDQVSDLSALSLNHRAVELSWTQVQDGKGLPAQYQVRVVDGPGGWEQGTVVNLGSCEYPVRGAAIGTTLTCVVDGLQAERDYQFLVGAERSDLSGVVAGSPSRAMAAATREAPRVLIPTEAEVVSGLQYAGTVGQALQKQIEVVLRDSLGAPIPGVPVMWASGAGGGATAGPMSVSDAAGRVRTVWTLGPQAGTQTLGVRVDGMQETLLVAEAAAGPVDQIRLTVDTVTMGVGDEASVVVQGWDEFGNEVDDLPVEWATSNSEIVAVNANGVIRSEGWGWVRIRAWVQDRWRKTKTEDSTTVVVEADPGNISDLRLESVGEDWLALSWGEVDDGTGNAASYETRVGSAGAGWSQASVVSEGTCASTGGSAIGARRNCTVAGLDDDTRYDVLVRAFRVKDGSRVYGATASASGSTLAAPVVPAGVAAESGANQAGTVGAPLPSPVVVRVVDASGGPVPGTPVTFVPSDGGAVSDSRVVTDAQGRASVQWTLGTRVGLQSLMTTVEEPSGVSGPSMVMHSTEPVTISATANAGAATQLSISPASLTLQDGGTGSLSVRAFDAFGNVTASGGVQWTSADAQVATVSSNGGVAAVAEGQTTVTARLGDVAANATVTVEGGDEPPADQDPARLSDVRVVSTTESSLVVEYTQVDDGTGNPAISEIRYALSPMGWGWGTATVLQSGNCASPILGSSVGATRRCVIEGLNPGTTYDVQMVSWRIDGGTNTYAPLSNVASGRTTEVEVPQGPAVAEVVTSPASFTLDEVGRTYPLVAVAYDSNDNVVSTPFTWTSSNPAVATVSAGGTVTATGAGTAMIIATALCCAEADTSIVTVNQVQTPPPPPATGGSAWYVQDWQFSSLSQLLADPSLSNATSGGGSLQLLSNAGGPGFSRALRVQFDANAGGEPQVGVDIRFPDAAADRPREIWFEYYARFSSNWEVDGPYGGSAGHKHLFLFDQEETGAGRWEHITGLFGNNMSMQIAGDLGPGGVQKPFEPSFRALWDGNWHRFRCHARMDSRNGVWECEIDGQTFSWGVGDTDRGSQYYFAQMALSRNLNKGTDRTMTLDFGPVHVYTANPGW, encoded by the coding sequence ATGTGGTTTCGAAGTTCCGCCTTCGTCCTTCTCGGACTTTTCTCCGCCGCCTGCACCGACAACGGCACCCCGTCTCAGCTCACCGGCGTGGAGCCGGGTGATCGCTTCGAGAACGTGGCGCCCGATCAGGTGTCGGATCTTTCCGCGCTCTCTCTCAATCATCGTGCGGTCGAGCTCAGCTGGACCCAGGTGCAGGACGGCAAGGGACTGCCGGCCCAGTACCAGGTTCGCGTGGTCGACGGACCCGGAGGCTGGGAGCAGGGCACCGTCGTGAACCTCGGATCGTGCGAGTACCCCGTGCGGGGTGCCGCGATCGGCACGACGCTGACCTGCGTGGTCGATGGGCTCCAGGCCGAGCGCGACTACCAGTTCCTGGTGGGCGCCGAGCGCTCCGACCTCTCGGGCGTCGTGGCCGGAAGCCCGTCGCGTGCGATGGCCGCGGCCACCCGCGAGGCTCCGCGGGTGCTGATCCCGACCGAGGCCGAAGTCGTGTCCGGGCTGCAGTACGCGGGCACGGTGGGGCAGGCGCTGCAGAAGCAGATCGAGGTGGTCCTGCGCGACTCCCTGGGCGCTCCCATCCCCGGCGTGCCGGTGATGTGGGCCTCGGGGGCGGGCGGCGGCGCCACCGCCGGTCCGATGTCGGTCAGCGACGCGGCCGGCCGGGTTCGCACGGTGTGGACCCTCGGGCCCCAGGCCGGAACCCAGACGCTCGGCGTGCGGGTGGACGGCATGCAGGAGACGCTGCTGGTGGCCGAGGCCGCGGCCGGCCCGGTCGATCAGATCCGGCTCACCGTCGACACCGTCACCATGGGTGTGGGCGACGAGGCGTCGGTCGTGGTGCAGGGCTGGGACGAGTTCGGCAACGAAGTCGACGACCTTCCCGTCGAGTGGGCCACATCGAACAGCGAGATCGTGGCGGTCAACGCCAACGGGGTCATCCGCTCCGAGGGATGGGGCTGGGTGCGGATCCGCGCCTGGGTCCAGGACCGGTGGCGCAAGACCAAGACCGAAGACTCCACCACCGTGGTGGTCGAGGCCGATCCCGGCAACATTTCCGATCTGCGCCTCGAGAGCGTGGGCGAGGACTGGCTCGCCCTGTCGTGGGGCGAGGTGGACGACGGTACCGGCAACGCCGCCTCGTACGAGACGCGCGTCGGCAGCGCCGGCGCGGGCTGGAGTCAGGCGAGCGTCGTGTCGGAGGGCACCTGCGCTTCGACCGGCGGATCGGCCATCGGCGCGCGGCGCAACTGCACCGTGGCGGGGCTCGACGACGACACCCGGTACGACGTGCTCGTGCGCGCCTTCCGCGTGAAGGACGGCTCGCGCGTGTACGGAGCCACCGCCTCGGCGTCGGGTTCGACGCTCGCGGCACCGGTCGTTCCGGCCGGAGTGGCGGCGGAATCGGGAGCCAACCAGGCGGGCACGGTCGGCGCGCCGCTGCCGAGCCCGGTGGTGGTGCGCGTGGTCGACGCCTCCGGCGGGCCGGTACCGGGCACCCCGGTCACCTTCGTGCCCTCCGACGGGGGCGCCGTGTCCGATTCGCGGGTCGTGACCGACGCGCAGGGGCGCGCATCGGTGCAGTGGACGCTGGGCACGCGTGTGGGACTGCAGTCGCTCATGACGACCGTGGAGGAGCCGTCGGGCGTGAGCGGCCCGTCGATGGTCATGCACTCGACCGAGCCGGTGACCATCTCGGCCACCGCCAACGCGGGCGCGGCGACGCAGCTGTCGATCTCGCCGGCCTCGCTGACTCTGCAGGACGGCGGCACGGGAAGCCTCTCGGTGCGCGCCTTCGACGCCTTCGGCAACGTCACCGCCTCCGGTGGCGTGCAGTGGACCTCGGCCGACGCTCAGGTGGCGACCGTGTCGTCCAACGGCGGCGTGGCCGCCGTGGCCGAGGGCCAGACGACCGTCACCGCACGACTCGGCGACGTGGCGGCGAACGCGACCGTCACGGTCGAGGGGGGCGATGAGCCGCCCGCCGATCAGGACCCCGCCCGGCTGTCGGACGTGCGCGTGGTGTCCACCACCGAGAGCAGCCTCGTGGTCGAGTACACCCAGGTGGACGATGGCACCGGAAACCCGGCCATCTCCGAGATTCGCTACGCGCTCTCCCCGATGGGGTGGGGCTGGGGCACGGCGACCGTGCTCCAGAGCGGCAACTGCGCCTCGCCGATCCTCGGGTCGAGTGTGGGGGCCACCCGCCGCTGCGTGATCGAGGGGCTGAACCCGGGCACGACCTACGACGTGCAGATGGTGTCGTGGCGCATCGACGGGGGAACCAACACCTATGCCCCGCTGTCCAATGTGGCGTCCGGTCGCACCACGGAGGTCGAGGTGCCGCAGGGCCCCGCGGTTGCCGAGGTGGTCACCTCGCCCGCATCGTTCACGCTGGACGAGGTGGGCCGGACCTATCCTCTGGTGGCGGTGGCCTATGACAGCAACGACAACGTGGTCTCGACCCCCTTCACCTGGACGTCGTCCAACCCCGCGGTGGCCACGGTCTCGGCCGGTGGTACCGTGACGGCCACGGGCGCCGGCACGGCGATGATCATCGCCACGGCCCTCTGCTGCGCCGAGGCCGACACTTCGATCGTGACGGTCAATCAGGTCCAGACGCCGCCTCCGCCTCCGGCGACGGGGGGCTCCGCCTGGTACGTGCAGGACTGGCAGTTCAGCAGCCTGAGTCAGCTGCTCGCCGACCCGTCGCTGTCGAATGCGACGTCGGGCGGGGGCTCGCTGCAGCTGCTCTCGAACGCGGGCGGGCCGGGCTTCAGCCGCGCACTGCGGGTGCAGTTCGATGCCAATGCCGGTGGTGAGCCGCAGGTGGGGGTCGACATCCGATTCCCCGACGCCGCGGCGGACCGACCCCGCGAGATCTGGTTCGAGTACTACGCCCGGTTCTCGTCGAACTGGGAGGTCGATGGGCCGTACGGCGGCTCCGCCGGCCACAAGCACCTCTTCCTCTTCGATCAGGAAGAGACCGGCGCGGGCCGGTGGGAGCACATCACCGGACTCTTCGGCAACAACATGTCGATGCAGATCGCCGGTGACCTCGGTCCGGGCGGAGTCCAGAAGCCCTTCGAGCCGAGCTTCCGCGCCCTCTGGGACGGCAACTGGCACCGATTCCGCTGCCACGCGCGCATGGATTCGCGCAACGGCGTGTGGGAGTGCGAGATCGACGGGCAGACCTTCAGCTGGGGCGTGGGCGACACCGATCGCGGGTCGCAGTACTACTTCGCCCAGATGGCGCTGTCCCGGAACCTGAACAAGGGAACGGATCGGACCATGACGCTCGACTTCGGGCCGGTCCACGTTTACACGGCGAATCCCGGCTGGTAA
- a CDS encoding carboxypeptidase-like regulatory domain-containing protein encodes MLRPSFWRPLVVFSAAFGALLAADPSAAQTPTESEFSGTVRSVTGEPIQRAVISLRDLDGQVVRSFEGGLDGNFVLRGLGMGRYDVRVEALGFRPQVVTGVVLRPGAATRLTVVLGQGGAGVDTTRAAGASAGSAVDRWFDASELAAWPGATPALDSWLPLATTTGEGLGMAGLPGAHTSVFIDGLPFRPVMPFGLRESDRALGIATGRSIAAVQLSPVADGLALRAGAGGRISIHSQRGGQPGSGFDVAGSAGPLRGSEADPDDAPGALSLQAGGLASLAPESSPTSVVLGADVWQVERPRAGLLASDGDVDGVTAPWVEQRRGAAAFARFDRAVDGGSVWGTARLAVQPGVTDLTGMAWGLADTGERIDLLAGGGLIAPVGRREVLDVRLGVTRSAWSSAAVAGAELPFEAGAPTFLDAATGLRGGPGPIEAESANRLDADLIATMVLTRGAHRMQVGIRGGVAAHAQDFGTAPWVSSRVGEGAPIGSWTGAFEARRYRGETTATVPRFGVVAEDAWRVSSSTMLRVGASFDSEWLPIVDILPNSNWFGASGLRPVSIEEQLTGVSGFADLVWSGAGGTEVRLGGSYESHPFDPSLLIEILNSSDFDVYAGRATAPWPEVASGAANPSTIVPGYGYLVAEPEAPSTVRVSGGFARAAGAVQFSAGGVFRRSDGLTRRRDLNRGAVPHGSDRNGRPLWAQPSKVGAWLGADPATVGRFEQFGPVWELDQGGWSEYLGVTGRMTVRAPGGLQVGAEYTWSRTEDNVPGLASQGMRQGVSLEAAAGDDATEGVSDLDRPHRATGVVSFPLPIGTGSRLSAIGRFMSGAPFTPGYAAGVDANLDGVSGNDAAFVADAAAGTHGDWDCLDDDRGAFATRNGCRAADVKTLDLRLELGLPGAGVRLFVDAFNVLDERRGLLDTALLRVDSDAGLPAVDGSTALPFEVNPGFGSDLADRSTGRMLRVGLRVVR; translated from the coding sequence ATGCTCCGACCTTCGTTCTGGCGACCCCTGGTCGTCTTCTCCGCCGCCTTCGGCGCGCTCCTCGCCGCCGATCCCTCGGCGGCTCAGACGCCCACCGAATCCGAGTTCTCCGGCACGGTCCGCTCCGTGACGGGTGAGCCGATCCAGCGGGCGGTGATCAGCCTTCGCGACCTCGATGGGCAGGTGGTGCGCTCGTTCGAGGGAGGGCTCGACGGCAACTTCGTGCTGCGCGGTCTCGGCATGGGCCGCTACGACGTGCGCGTGGAGGCACTCGGCTTTCGGCCGCAGGTGGTGACCGGCGTCGTGCTGCGGCCGGGCGCGGCCACCCGGCTCACCGTGGTGCTCGGCCAGGGCGGCGCGGGGGTCGACACCACCCGCGCCGCCGGCGCGAGCGCCGGGAGCGCCGTGGATCGGTGGTTCGACGCCTCCGAGTTGGCGGCGTGGCCCGGTGCCACGCCGGCGCTCGACAGCTGGCTCCCGCTGGCCACCACCACGGGCGAAGGGCTGGGCATGGCCGGGCTCCCGGGAGCGCACACTTCGGTGTTCATCGACGGGCTGCCCTTCCGCCCCGTGATGCCCTTCGGGCTGCGCGAGAGCGACCGCGCGCTGGGGATCGCCACGGGGCGCTCCATCGCGGCGGTCCAGCTGTCGCCCGTGGCCGATGGTCTCGCGTTGCGTGCGGGGGCGGGCGGACGGATCTCGATCCACTCGCAGCGAGGCGGCCAGCCGGGCAGCGGGTTCGACGTGGCCGGGTCGGCCGGGCCGCTGCGCGGCAGCGAGGCCGACCCCGACGACGCGCCGGGGGCGCTCTCCCTTCAGGCCGGCGGACTGGCGTCCCTCGCCCCTGAATCGAGCCCCACCAGCGTGGTGCTGGGTGCCGACGTCTGGCAGGTCGAGCGCCCCCGGGCGGGGCTGTTGGCTTCGGACGGCGACGTCGACGGGGTGACGGCGCCCTGGGTGGAGCAGCGCCGCGGCGCGGCCGCCTTCGCCCGGTTCGACCGGGCCGTCGACGGGGGCAGCGTGTGGGGCACGGCGCGACTCGCGGTTCAACCGGGGGTGACCGACCTGACGGGAATGGCCTGGGGCCTCGCCGACACCGGTGAGCGCATCGACCTGCTCGCGGGCGGCGGACTGATCGCCCCGGTCGGGCGGCGCGAGGTGCTCGACGTGCGGCTCGGGGTGACCCGGTCGGCCTGGTCGTCGGCGGCCGTGGCCGGGGCCGAGCTGCCCTTCGAAGCCGGCGCGCCGACCTTCCTCGACGCCGCCACCGGGCTGCGCGGCGGACCCGGGCCGATCGAGGCGGAGTCGGCGAATCGACTCGACGCCGACCTGATCGCCACGATGGTGCTCACCCGAGGCGCCCACCGCATGCAGGTGGGCATTCGGGGCGGGGTGGCGGCCCACGCCCAGGACTTCGGCACCGCCCCCTGGGTGAGTTCGCGAGTGGGTGAGGGCGCTCCGATCGGGAGCTGGACGGGCGCCTTCGAGGCGCGCCGGTACCGGGGCGAGACGACGGCGACGGTGCCCCGGTTCGGCGTGGTGGCGGAGGACGCCTGGCGGGTGTCTTCGTCCACGATGCTGCGGGTGGGAGCGTCGTTCGACAGCGAGTGGCTGCCGATCGTCGACATCCTGCCCAACTCCAACTGGTTCGGCGCCTCGGGTCTGCGGCCGGTTTCCATCGAGGAGCAGCTGACCGGGGTGTCGGGGTTCGCAGACCTCGTCTGGTCGGGCGCGGGGGGCACCGAGGTGCGTCTCGGCGGTTCGTACGAGAGCCATCCGTTCGATCCGTCGCTGCTGATCGAGATCCTCAACTCGTCGGACTTCGACGTGTACGCGGGCCGGGCGACGGCTCCCTGGCCCGAGGTGGCCTCGGGCGCGGCCAACCCCAGCACCATCGTGCCGGGCTACGGGTACCTCGTGGCCGAGCCCGAGGCTCCCTCGACGGTCCGGGTCTCGGGGGGCTTCGCCCGGGCGGCCGGAGCGGTGCAGTTCTCGGCCGGCGGCGTCTTCCGGCGCTCGGATGGCCTCACCCGGCGGCGCGACCTCAACCGAGGCGCGGTTCCGCACGGCTCCGACCGGAACGGTCGTCCTCTCTGGGCGCAGCCGTCCAAGGTGGGCGCATGGCTCGGAGCGGATCCCGCAACCGTGGGGCGGTTCGAGCAGTTCGGGCCGGTGTGGGAGCTCGACCAGGGGGGCTGGTCGGAGTACCTCGGCGTGACGGGGCGCATGACGGTGCGCGCCCCCGGGGGACTCCAGGTCGGCGCGGAGTACACCTGGTCTCGAACCGAGGACAACGTGCCCGGTCTCGCAAGCCAGGGCATGCGGCAGGGGGTTTCGCTCGAGGCCGCCGCCGGCGACGACGCCACCGAGGGCGTGTCGGACCTCGATCGTCCGCACCGGGCGACCGGGGTGGTGTCGTTCCCGTTGCCGATCGGCACCGGGAGTCGACTCTCGGCCATCGGCCGGTTCATGTCGGGTGCACCCTTCACGCCCGGCTACGCCGCGGGTGTGGACGCCAATCTCGACGGCGTGAGCGGCAACGACGCGGCCTTCGTGGCCGACGCGGCGGCGGGTACCCACGGCGATTGGGACTGTCTCGACGACGACCGCGGGGCCTTCGCAACCCGCAACGGCTGTCGTGCCGCCGACGTGAAGACCCTCGACCTGCGCCTCGAGCTCGGGCTTCCCGGTGCGGGTGTCCGTCTCTTCGTCGACGCGTTCAACGTGCTCGACGAACGCCGAGGCCTGCTCGACACGGCGCTGCTTCGCGTCGATTCCGACGCGGGACTTCCGGCCGTCGACGGCTCCACGGCGCTCCCCTTCGAGGTGAATCCGGGCTTCGGCTCGGATCTCGCCGATCGTTCAACCGGCCGCATGCTGCGCGTGGGCCTGAGGGTCGTCCGATGA
- a CDS encoding glycosyltransferase family 4 protein: protein MAQILFLTKEVPLPLQANGATLRINPMVRHLARAHDVDLVLVDEARSDAPALLDEAGGFCRSVRRLPHPNLGKLNRLRRTARGLLDPARPPWEMMDPLSGVRGEALLKVLAERPYDAVFAVDGVFDLVARLRRAGRLPQRLVIDWIDAPSLARERHARKWSGTKAKIAHSRIRRIQAWQRRMNQLVDAAIYIADMDRTHSGCADLPNVHVVPNGVLRCEGTFERPPGTPPTIGFLGNMSYGPNVDAAVRLHDRIFRPLAETHPDLRLKVIGRTPAPRVLDLAGPKVEITGEVDSIWPHLAEVDVMVFPMNLGGGLQNKVLEAVEARCAVVVTHVGAAGLGERHLDDLVIRETDEEFRETVAQLLDDPDALARARERSARIRDAFDWSSILPRFEEIVTGVTQPPDGS, encoded by the coding sequence ATGGCCCAGATCCTCTTTCTGACGAAGGAGGTGCCGCTCCCCCTGCAGGCGAACGGCGCCACCCTCCGTATCAACCCCATGGTGCGGCACCTCGCCCGAGCCCACGATGTCGATCTCGTGCTGGTCGACGAGGCGCGGTCCGACGCTCCCGCGCTGCTCGACGAGGCCGGGGGCTTCTGCCGCAGCGTGCGGCGGCTCCCCCACCCCAACCTCGGGAAGCTGAACCGGCTGCGCCGCACGGCCCGGGGGCTCCTCGACCCGGCTCGCCCCCCCTGGGAGATGATGGACCCGTTGAGCGGGGTGCGGGGCGAGGCTCTTCTGAAGGTGTTGGCCGAGCGGCCGTACGATGCGGTCTTCGCGGTCGACGGGGTGTTCGATCTGGTGGCGCGGCTGCGCCGGGCGGGCCGACTTCCGCAGCGACTCGTGATCGACTGGATCGACGCGCCCTCGCTCGCCCGCGAACGCCACGCCCGGAAGTGGTCCGGAACCAAGGCGAAGATCGCCCACTCCCGGATTCGGCGGATCCAGGCGTGGCAGCGCCGCATGAACCAGCTCGTCGACGCCGCGATCTACATCGCCGACATGGACCGGACGCACAGCGGATGCGCCGACCTGCCGAACGTGCACGTGGTGCCCAACGGGGTGCTTCGGTGCGAGGGCACCTTCGAGCGCCCGCCCGGCACACCGCCGACCATCGGCTTTCTGGGCAACATGTCGTACGGGCCCAACGTCGACGCCGCCGTGCGGCTGCACGACCGCATCTTCCGCCCGCTGGCCGAGACCCATCCCGACCTTCGCCTCAAGGTGATCGGACGGACGCCGGCGCCGCGGGTACTCGACCTCGCGGGCCCGAAGGTGGAGATCACGGGAGAGGTGGACTCCATCTGGCCCCACCTCGCCGAGGTGGATGTGATGGTCTTCCCGATGAATCTGGGAGGGGGACTCCAGAACAAGGTGCTCGAGGCGGTCGAGGCCCGCTGCGCGGTGGTGGTGACCCACGTCGGCGCAGCGGGACTGGGAGAGCGCCACCTCGACGATCTGGTGATCCGGGAAACCGACGAGGAGTTTCGCGAGACCGTGGCTCAGCTGCTCGACGACCCCGATGCGCTCGCTCGAGCGCGCGAGCGAAGCGCACGGATCCGCGACGCCTTCGATTGGAGCTCGATCCTGCCCCGATTCGAAGAGATCGTGACGGGGGTGACTCAGCCCCCCGACGGGAGCTGA
- a CDS encoding O-antigen ligase family protein, with product MTSAATSRASLRSPGGALPLPVGWREIVVVGLILTYLWRFQDLSGIFAPFRLAALLTLASWAYLAFQPNWPTFRAALSRPYAVLFLAWTVWIGIGVPFALLPRYAWGFFSYTHFGNAMMFIFLLASIGVVRQYRVAVAAHCLGAAVIAAFYVKQGFPTLWTPLTGVDRNDLSLMLNTALPFMVYFAFTLDNAWYRRMAAAGAFLFATCIVFSQSRGGFLTLALLALFIGVRFPKMKVWHRVVPIVALILGVALAPPEVQDRLRTILETEDDYNVNDDLGRVQIWQRGLGYLMDSPITGVGANNFVVAEGTLAVQSRMVRDWKASVAHNVFVEVGVETGFVGGFLYLTMIATALIRLFRLRSRVLRAGLDESWGMLADANFAAIAAFCTGGMFLSFGYSPFLFFLLAMAAGLERSAERAMRTAAPTPRRRKGRRVRRSGSGVILPAGVRRVDGHRTEVEGHGPVGPLIQIP from the coding sequence GTGACCAGTGCCGCCACCTCTCGAGCATCTCTCCGGTCGCCCGGAGGAGCACTGCCGCTCCCCGTGGGCTGGCGGGAGATCGTGGTGGTCGGGTTGATCCTGACCTATCTGTGGCGATTCCAGGACCTCTCGGGAATCTTCGCGCCGTTCCGCCTCGCGGCGCTCCTGACGCTGGCGTCGTGGGCCTACCTGGCGTTCCAGCCGAACTGGCCGACCTTTCGCGCGGCGCTGTCGCGTCCCTACGCGGTTCTCTTTCTGGCCTGGACCGTCTGGATCGGGATCGGCGTCCCGTTCGCGCTGCTCCCGAGGTATGCGTGGGGGTTCTTCTCCTACACGCATTTCGGCAACGCGATGATGTTCATCTTCCTGCTGGCCTCCATCGGGGTGGTCCGGCAGTATCGCGTCGCCGTGGCGGCCCACTGTCTCGGGGCGGCCGTCATTGCGGCCTTCTACGTGAAGCAGGGCTTTCCCACGTTGTGGACGCCTCTCACGGGTGTGGATCGCAACGATCTGTCGTTGATGCTCAACACCGCGCTGCCGTTCATGGTCTACTTCGCCTTCACGCTCGACAATGCGTGGTACCGGCGAATGGCGGCGGCCGGGGCGTTCCTCTTCGCCACCTGCATCGTCTTCTCGCAGTCGCGAGGAGGGTTCCTCACCCTGGCCCTGCTCGCGCTCTTCATCGGCGTGCGGTTCCCGAAGATGAAGGTATGGCACCGGGTGGTACCGATCGTCGCGCTGATTCTCGGTGTCGCGCTCGCGCCCCCCGAGGTGCAGGACCGCCTGCGCACGATCCTCGAGACGGAAGACGACTACAACGTCAACGACGATCTCGGGCGCGTACAGATCTGGCAGCGCGGACTCGGCTACCTGATGGACTCGCCGATCACCGGGGTGGGGGCGAACAACTTCGTGGTGGCCGAGGGTACGCTGGCGGTGCAGTCCCGCATGGTGCGGGACTGGAAGGCCTCGGTCGCCCACAATGTGTTCGTTGAGGTGGGCGTGGAGACAGGCTTCGTGGGTGGGTTCCTCTACCTCACCATGATCGCCACGGCCCTGATCCGACTCTTCCGCCTGCGATCCCGGGTTCTGCGAGCTGGACTCGACGAATCGTGGGGCATGCTGGCGGACGCGAATTTCGCCGCGATCGCCGCCTTCTGTACCGGCGGCATGTTCCTGTCGTTCGGCTACTCGCCCTTTCTGTTCTTCCTTCTCGCCATGGCCGCGGGTCTGGAGCGGTCGGCGGAACGGGCAATGCGAACGGCGGCGCCGACCCCCCGTCGAAGGAAGGGTCGGCGCGTTCGTCGCTCGGGATCGGGTGTGATCCTACCAGCCGGGGTTCGACGTGTAGACGGTCACCGGACCGAAGTCGAGGGTCATGGTCCGGTCGGTCCCCTTATTCAGATTCCGTGA